In Synechococcus sp. A18-25c, a single window of DNA contains:
- the acs gene encoding acetate--CoA ligase, with protein MSSEGSTIESVLHEQRVFAPPIDVTRSARIGGMDAYKALAEAARQDPDAFWGDAARRELEWFQPFDTVLDWSDAPFARWFEGGTTNLSHNCLDRHLKTERADKTALIWEGEPGDVRKFTYRELHAEVCKAANALKAKGIGKGDLVALYMPMVPEAAIAMLACARIGAPHSVVFGGFSAEALRDRLIDGEAKAVITADGGFRKDKPVSLKPAVDAALADGACPSVQSVLVVQRTKQPVEMVDGRDVWWHDLVDGQSSNCPAEPMSSEDRLFVLYTSGSTGKPKGVVHSTAGYNLWAHLTFQWIFDIREDDVYWCTADVGWITGHSYIVYGPLSNGSTTVMYEGAPRPSKPGAFWELIQKHGITIFYTAPTAIRAFMKNGREVPDQHDMSTLRLLGTVGEPINPEAWMWYRDVIGGGRCPIIDTWWQTETGGVMISPLPGATPTKPGSATLPLPGIEADVVDAEGNSCAADEGGYLVVRRPWPGMMRTVHGNPQRFRESYWEHIRPADGNHLYFAGDGARRDQDGYFWVMGRVDDVINVSGHRLGTMEIESALVSHPAVAEAAVVGRPDDLKGEGIVAFVTLESGRNSDDALIAELRGHVGAEIGPIAKPDEIRCSDALPKTRSGKIMRRILRALAAGEEVSGDTSTLEDRSVLDRLRA; from the coding sequence ATGAGCAGCGAAGGATCCACCATCGAAAGCGTGCTTCATGAGCAACGCGTTTTCGCGCCTCCGATCGACGTCACCCGTTCCGCCCGCATCGGTGGCATGGATGCTTACAAGGCATTGGCGGAAGCTGCTCGACAGGATCCAGATGCGTTCTGGGGAGATGCAGCGCGGCGGGAGTTGGAGTGGTTTCAGCCTTTTGACACCGTTCTCGACTGGTCCGATGCGCCTTTTGCCCGTTGGTTCGAAGGCGGAACCACCAATCTTTCTCACAATTGTCTCGATCGGCACCTCAAGACGGAACGCGCTGACAAGACAGCGCTGATCTGGGAAGGGGAGCCCGGTGACGTTCGCAAATTCACTTACCGCGAACTGCACGCCGAGGTCTGCAAGGCCGCCAATGCCCTGAAGGCCAAGGGCATCGGGAAGGGCGATCTGGTGGCGCTTTACATGCCGATGGTGCCCGAAGCGGCCATTGCCATGCTCGCCTGCGCCCGCATCGGTGCTCCCCACTCGGTGGTGTTCGGAGGCTTCTCCGCCGAAGCCCTGAGAGACCGTTTGATTGATGGCGAAGCCAAGGCGGTGATCACTGCTGATGGGGGCTTCCGCAAGGACAAGCCGGTTTCACTGAAACCAGCTGTGGATGCGGCGTTGGCAGATGGCGCTTGTCCTTCTGTTCAATCGGTGCTGGTGGTGCAACGCACCAAACAGCCTGTTGAGATGGTCGATGGTCGTGACGTTTGGTGGCATGACTTGGTGGATGGGCAGAGCAGCAATTGCCCCGCCGAGCCGATGTCCAGTGAAGATCGTCTCTTCGTGCTCTACACATCGGGATCCACCGGTAAACCCAAGGGTGTGGTGCACAGCACGGCCGGTTACAACCTCTGGGCCCATCTCACCTTCCAGTGGATCTTCGACATCCGTGAGGATGACGTCTACTGGTGCACCGCTGATGTGGGCTGGATCACCGGTCACAGCTACATCGTTTACGGACCCTTGTCGAATGGTTCCACCACCGTGATGTACGAGGGTGCACCAAGACCTTCAAAGCCCGGTGCGTTCTGGGAGCTGATTCAGAAGCACGGCATCACAATTTTCTACACGGCTCCGACGGCGATCCGGGCTTTCATGAAGAACGGTCGTGAGGTGCCGGATCAGCACGATATGAGCACTCTGCGGCTGCTGGGCACGGTGGGCGAGCCGATCAACCCGGAAGCATGGATGTGGTATCGCGATGTGATCGGGGGTGGTCGCTGCCCCATCATTGACACCTGGTGGCAGACCGAAACCGGTGGCGTGATGATCAGTCCGCTCCCGGGTGCAACCCCAACCAAGCCGGGATCTGCAACGTTGCCGTTGCCAGGCATCGAAGCGGACGTGGTGGATGCCGAGGGCAACAGCTGCGCTGCCGATGAAGGTGGATACCTGGTGGTGCGTCGTCCCTGGCCGGGCATGATGCGCACTGTGCATGGCAATCCCCAACGCTTCCGCGAGAGCTACTGGGAGCACATTCGCCCCGCGGATGGCAATCACCTCTACTTCGCCGGTGATGGAGCTCGTCGCGATCAAGACGGTTACTTCTGGGTGATGGGTCGCGTTGACGACGTGATCAACGTGTCTGGCCATCGTCTCGGCACGATGGAAATTGAATCGGCTTTGGTGAGCCACCCAGCCGTTGCCGAGGCGGCTGTCGTGGGTCGTCCCGATGATCTCAAAGGTGAGGGCATCGTTGCTTTCGTCACGCTGGAGTCGGGTCGTAATTCCGATGATGCCCTCATCGCTGAGCTGCGCGGCCATGTGGGTGCGGAGATTGGCCCGATTGCTAAGCCGGACGAAATCCGTTGCAGTGACGCTCTTCCCAAGACACGCAGCGGCAAAATCATGCGCCGAATCTTGCGCGCGTTGGCGGCCGGTGAGGAAGTCAGTGGCGACACCAGCACCCTCGAGGATCGCTCCGTGCTGGACAGGCTTCGGGCTTAA
- a CDS encoding HAD family phosphatase, giving the protein MPNLNQPSAVPQACLFDLDGLLLDTEPLHARAWSEAADHFGTQLTAAQLLSLQGRRRLDNANRVCSWLNADVTPDQLLMVRQPIAVKLLPFAPAIDGAEALLSSAQRSNIPIALVTSSDKPSVMNKITHHPWLGPWITMVCGDDPELKAGKPEADPYLLAAKRLNVQPEHCWAFEDSEAGTLSALTAGCIVWRLINSGGLQVTNQDWPRIVKNDRLTLIGNLDEARQCLERLISRS; this is encoded by the coding sequence ATGCCCAATTTGAACCAACCCAGTGCAGTACCCCAAGCCTGTCTGTTCGATCTGGATGGGTTGCTGCTCGATACGGAGCCATTGCATGCGCGTGCCTGGTCTGAAGCAGCTGATCATTTCGGCACCCAACTGACTGCAGCACAACTGTTGAGCTTGCAAGGGCGCCGCAGACTCGACAATGCAAACCGGGTGTGTTCCTGGCTGAACGCCGATGTGACTCCGGATCAGCTGCTGATGGTGCGCCAACCCATTGCCGTGAAGTTGTTGCCCTTCGCGCCAGCCATCGACGGGGCAGAAGCCTTACTCAGCAGTGCGCAACGCTCCAACATCCCAATCGCCCTCGTCACAAGCAGCGACAAGCCATCGGTCATGAACAAGATCACCCACCACCCCTGGCTAGGGCCGTGGATCACCATGGTTTGCGGTGACGATCCCGAGCTCAAAGCAGGGAAACCGGAGGCCGATCCTTATCTCTTGGCTGCCAAACGGCTCAACGTTCAACCCGAGCACTGCTGGGCCTTTGAAGATTCTGAAGCAGGAACCCTGTCGGCACTTACAGCCGGCTGCATCGTTTGGAGACTGATCAACTCTGGAGGTCTCCAAGTCACCAACCAAGACTGGCCTCGAATTGTGAAAAATGATCGATTGACCCTGATTGGCAATCTCGATGAGGCTCGCCAGTGCCTCGAGAGGTTGATCAGCAGAAGCTAA
- the sds gene encoding solanesyl diphosphate synthase, with amino-acid sequence MTTVTELLQPVEADLEILLSDLRSLIGAGHPILQAAAEHLFSAGGKKLRPGIVLLISRALAADEQLTPRHRRLAEITEMIHTASLVHDDVVDEAATRRGVETVHSRFNHRVAVLAGDFLFAQASWHLANLDNLDVVKLLSRVIMDLADGEVKQGLFRYDTGQTFETYLEKSYCKTASLVANSARAAGVLSGCTELQLESLYRYGRQLGLAFQVVDDILDFTGNDQQLGKPAASDLSSGYLTAPALYALEQNPSMAVLIEREFSNDGDLEEALAFVRQSDAIARTRQLAETFAQDSRDALTWLPDSASKTALIELPDFVLSRLY; translated from the coding sequence ATGACCACCGTCACCGAGTTGTTGCAGCCGGTTGAGGCGGATCTTGAGATCCTGCTCAGCGATCTTCGGAGCCTGATCGGCGCCGGTCACCCCATTCTTCAAGCTGCTGCGGAGCACCTTTTCAGTGCTGGAGGGAAAAAGCTCCGTCCAGGCATCGTTTTGTTGATTTCAAGGGCACTGGCGGCCGACGAGCAACTCACGCCGCGTCACCGCAGGCTGGCCGAGATCACGGAGATGATTCATACGGCTTCGCTGGTCCACGATGACGTGGTTGACGAAGCCGCGACACGCCGGGGTGTTGAAACCGTCCATAGCCGCTTCAACCATCGCGTCGCTGTTCTGGCTGGAGATTTTCTGTTCGCTCAGGCCAGCTGGCATCTGGCCAATCTCGACAACCTGGATGTCGTCAAACTGCTCAGCCGAGTGATCATGGATCTGGCTGATGGTGAGGTGAAGCAAGGGTTGTTCCGCTACGACACCGGGCAAACGTTTGAAACTTACCTCGAGAAGAGCTACTGCAAAACCGCCTCTCTCGTGGCCAACAGCGCCCGAGCAGCAGGTGTTTTGAGCGGTTGTACTGAGTTACAGCTCGAATCGTTGTATCGCTACGGACGCCAACTTGGTCTTGCCTTTCAAGTCGTCGATGACATTCTCGATTTCACCGGCAACGATCAGCAGCTCGGTAAGCCTGCCGCGAGTGATCTTTCAAGCGGTTACCTCACGGCCCCTGCGCTCTATGCCCTGGAACAAAATCCGTCCATGGCCGTGTTAATCGAGCGAGAATTCAGCAACGATGGCGATCTCGAAGAAGCCTTAGCCTTCGTTCGTCAATCTGACGCGATTGCTCGCACTCGTCAGCTAGCTGAAACCTTCGCACAGGACTCTCGGGACGCGTTGACCTGGCTGCCAGATTCCGCTTCAAAAACGGCTTTGATCGAACTGCCTGATTTTGTTCTCAGCCGTTTGTACTAA
- the murI gene encoding glutamate racemase, whose product MSIRLGLFDSGLGGLTVLRRVLERHGSLPVIYLGDTARVPYGSRSPSEIRAIASEVVGWLRQQNVSTVVMACNTTNALAREVTEGQAGVPVVGLIGAAAAMVRESRVGVLATPATVASGAYRESIEALHPGTLVVQQACPDFVPLIESGDLRSNALREAAVHYLQPLLEASVQSIVLGCTHYPLLVPLLKNLLPESIRLIDPAHGVASQLDALLGTPIPGGLDQPLALTETRICVTADSDGFADRATPWLGQRPRVELVDLQ is encoded by the coding sequence ATGAGCATTCGTCTTGGCCTGTTCGACAGCGGCCTGGGAGGGCTCACTGTGCTCCGCCGCGTGCTGGAGCGACATGGTTCTTTGCCCGTGATTTATCTCGGTGATACAGCGCGGGTTCCCTACGGCAGTCGCTCGCCATCGGAGATCCGGGCCATCGCCAGCGAAGTGGTGGGTTGGCTGCGTCAGCAGAACGTGTCCACGGTGGTGATGGCTTGCAACACCACCAATGCACTGGCCAGGGAAGTGACAGAAGGACAGGCTGGCGTTCCGGTGGTGGGACTGATCGGTGCGGCTGCCGCGATGGTGCGTGAATCGCGTGTTGGTGTTCTGGCCACGCCCGCCACCGTTGCTTCTGGTGCGTACCGCGAAAGCATTGAGGCTCTCCATCCCGGAACCCTGGTGGTGCAGCAGGCCTGTCCGGATTTCGTACCGCTGATCGAGTCAGGCGATCTGCGCTCCAATGCGTTGCGCGAAGCGGCTGTTCATTACCTGCAGCCGCTGCTGGAGGCGTCTGTGCAATCCATTGTTCTTGGCTGCACCCATTACCCGTTGCTGGTGCCGTTACTCAAGAATTTGCTGCCGGAGTCCATTCGTCTGATTGATCCGGCGCACGGCGTGGCTAGCCAGTTGGACGCGTTGTTGGGCACGCCCATACCCGGCGGACTGGATCAGCCTCTGGCGTTGACAGAGACACGCATTTGCGTGACCGCTGATTCCGATGGCTTCGCAGACCGTGCCACCCCCTGGTTGGGGCAACGGCCAAGGGTCGAGCTGGTGGATCTGCAGTGA
- a CDS encoding N-acetylmuramoyl-L-alanine amidase has translation MPRLPRRFSALLIAAAVQSTSLLWSLPARAASALAAWSLGSDGVLQLRTATGARLDAFFEAGEAGRGPRVWIDFPGELSRPRSLRGSGPVREVRLGKPNPGATRLVVEFQPGVQLDPGQLRLIGTSPDRWKLMFEGLPTRGLRTIGEGDLNGVSSGQWGGVRIQPTQTPVNAEGLPDVPRGRYRVVIDPGHGGPDPGAVGIRGIRESEIVLDISLQVARLLEAKGVQVTLTRTAEVDVDLPPRVALANRLGATAFVSIHANAISMSRPEVNGIETFYFSDPRSARLAAHIQQQVLNVSPGSPNRGVRRGRFFVIRRTTMPSALVETGFVTGNIDSPRLADPAHRRRLSLAIATGILEYLQGLR, from the coding sequence ATGCCTCGGCTTCCCCGTCGTTTCAGTGCTCTGCTGATCGCTGCTGCCGTGCAGTCCACAAGCCTTTTGTGGTCACTGCCAGCTCGTGCTGCTAGCGCCCTCGCAGCCTGGTCTTTGGGTAGCGATGGAGTGTTGCAGCTGAGAACAGCCACTGGTGCACGCTTGGATGCCTTTTTTGAAGCGGGTGAAGCGGGCCGGGGTCCCAGGGTCTGGATCGATTTTCCAGGGGAGCTCAGCCGACCTCGCAGCCTGCGCGGTTCCGGGCCTGTCCGTGAGGTCCGTCTGGGCAAACCCAACCCGGGAGCGACGCGGCTGGTGGTGGAGTTCCAGCCTGGGGTGCAGCTCGATCCGGGTCAGCTTCGGCTGATCGGCACGTCGCCTGATCGTTGGAAGTTGATGTTTGAAGGCCTGCCGACCCGCGGGCTGCGCACCATCGGCGAAGGTGATCTGAACGGTGTCAGTTCCGGTCAGTGGGGAGGCGTGCGCATCCAGCCCACCCAGACGCCTGTGAATGCGGAAGGGCTTCCTGATGTGCCTCGTGGCCGTTATCGGGTGGTGATCGACCCGGGTCATGGTGGACCCGACCCGGGGGCTGTGGGCATCCGAGGCATCCGCGAATCGGAGATCGTTCTGGATATCTCCCTGCAAGTGGCGCGCTTGCTGGAAGCCAAGGGTGTTCAGGTCACCTTGACCCGAACCGCTGAAGTGGATGTGGATTTACCACCGCGCGTGGCCCTGGCTAATCGGCTTGGTGCCACTGCTTTTGTGAGCATCCATGCCAATGCGATCAGCATGTCGCGGCCAGAGGTGAACGGCATTGAGACCTTCTACTTCTCTGATCCGCGCTCTGCGCGTTTGGCGGCACACATTCAGCAGCAGGTGCTGAATGTGTCTCCTGGCAGTCCGAACCGAGGTGTTCGCAGGGGCCGCTTTTTTGTGATCCGCCGCACCACCATGCCCTCCGCGCTGGTGGAGACCGGATTCGTGACCGGAAATATCGATTCTCCGCGTTTGGCTGATCCAGCGCACCGGCGCCGTTTGTCCTTAGCGATCGCCACCGGCATTCTCGAGTACCTGCAGGGGCTGCGATGA
- a CDS encoding carbon-nitrogen hydrolase family protein: MRDFLAAAVQLTSSSDPERNFAAAEEQIDLAARRGAELIGLPENFAFIGDDARRLEIAPALAEQASRFLVTMARRYQVVILGGGFPVPVGDDAHTFQRAQLVGRDGQILSSYDKIHLFDVDLPDGSSYRESAGFSSGAELPPVVDVPGLCRVGVSICYDVRFPELYRHLIGAGAELLMIPAAFTAFTGKDHWQVLLQARAIENTAYVLAPAQTGTHAGRRQSHGHAMVIDPWGTVLADAGVSAGAAIAPVDLDHLQRIRTQMPCLQHRRTALF, encoded by the coding sequence GTGCGTGATTTCCTGGCCGCGGCCGTGCAACTCACCAGCAGCTCCGATCCCGAGCGCAACTTCGCCGCTGCCGAGGAACAGATCGATCTGGCGGCACGACGCGGCGCTGAGCTGATCGGCTTGCCCGAAAACTTTGCGTTCATTGGTGACGACGCGCGGCGGTTGGAGATTGCTCCGGCTCTTGCTGAACAGGCATCGCGCTTTCTCGTGACCATGGCGCGCCGGTACCAGGTGGTGATCCTTGGCGGAGGTTTCCCTGTTCCCGTCGGAGACGATGCGCACACCTTTCAGCGCGCACAACTGGTGGGTCGTGATGGTCAGATCCTGTCCAGTTACGACAAAATCCACTTGTTCGACGTCGATCTGCCCGACGGCAGTTCCTACCGGGAGTCGGCTGGCTTCAGTTCCGGTGCTGAACTGCCACCCGTGGTGGATGTGCCAGGACTATGCAGGGTGGGGGTGTCCATTTGCTACGACGTGCGCTTCCCTGAGCTCTACCGACACCTGATCGGAGCAGGAGCTGAGTTGCTGATGATTCCCGCCGCCTTCACGGCCTTCACGGGCAAGGATCACTGGCAGGTGCTGTTGCAGGCCCGCGCGATTGAGAACACGGCCTACGTGCTGGCTCCCGCTCAGACCGGTACCCATGCCGGCCGCCGTCAGAGCCATGGTCACGCCATGGTGATTGACCCGTGGGGCACGGTTCTGGCCGATGCCGGAGTCAGTGCCGGTGCGGCCATTGCCCCGGTGGATCTTGATCATCTTCAGCGCATTCGCACGCAAATGCCCTGTCTGCAGCACCGCAGAACCGCCTTGTTCTGA
- a CDS encoding 2-phosphosulfolactate phosphatase family protein, with product MQVSYFHVASDVPETVGTADGPDAAVVIDVLRATTTIAWALHNGAEAVQAFADLDQLRAEADAWPAERRLLLGERGGSKIAGFDLGNSPVAVTPEVVSGKRLFMSTTNGTRALQRVRGVSCLLTVALPNRRAVAERLLQERPEQILILGSGWEGTYSLEDSLAAGALAALLEEAGAVVANDELQAALALWRQWEHDPEGCLRTASHGQRLIGLGNHDADFRCCAGLDQLSVVPTQVEPGVLRAIRA from the coding sequence GTGCAGGTTTCCTATTTCCATGTGGCTTCGGATGTGCCTGAGACCGTCGGGACCGCTGATGGGCCTGATGCCGCAGTGGTAATTGATGTGCTGCGGGCCACGACCACCATTGCTTGGGCCCTTCACAACGGTGCTGAGGCCGTGCAGGCGTTTGCCGATCTCGACCAATTGCGCGCCGAGGCCGACGCCTGGCCCGCCGAGCGTCGTCTTTTGCTGGGTGAACGTGGTGGCAGCAAAATTGCCGGCTTCGACCTGGGTAACTCACCGGTGGCGGTGACTCCCGAGGTGGTGTCGGGCAAGCGACTGTTCATGAGCACCACCAATGGGACGCGGGCTCTGCAACGTGTCCGGGGGGTGTCATGCCTGCTCACCGTGGCGCTCCCCAATCGACGTGCCGTCGCGGAGCGACTGCTCCAGGAGCGACCTGAGCAAATCCTCATTTTGGGCAGTGGTTGGGAAGGCACGTATTCCTTAGAAGATTCTCTGGCCGCAGGTGCCCTGGCCGCATTGCTGGAGGAGGCCGGTGCCGTTGTCGCGAACGATGAACTCCAGGCTGCACTGGCGCTGTGGAGGCAGTGGGAGCATGACCCTGAAGGATGTTTGCGCACGGCATCCCATGGTCAGCGCTTGATCGGTCTGGGCAATCACGATGCTGATTTCCGCTGTTGTGCAGGCTTGGATCAGTTGTCAGTGGTGCCAACTCAGGTGGAGCCAGGTGTCTTACGAGCTATTCGCGCCTGA
- a CDS encoding UbiD family decarboxylase, whose product MALFSPGPGTRDLRAFIQLLEERGQLRRITAPVDPDLELAAIADRVLASGGPGLVFENVIGSSMPVAVNLLGTVERVVWSMGLERPEQLEELGERLALLQQPRPPKGLGETKQFARVFWDLVKARPDLDLLPPCRQQVFEGDAVDLNNIPLIRPWPGDAGGVITLGLVITKDPETGVPNVGVYRLQKQSVNTMTVHWLSVRGGARHLRKAAAMGKKLEVAVAIGVHPLLVMAAATPIPVQLSEWLFAGIYAGEGVRLSRCKTLDLKVPSHSEVVLEGTITPGEVLPDGPFGDHMGFYGGVEDSPLVRFHCMTQRRDPMFLTTFSGRPPKEEAMLAIALNRIYTPILRQQIPEIKDFFLPMEALSYKLAVISIDKAYPGQAKRAAMAFWSALPQFTYTKFVVVVDSHINVRDPRQVVWAIAAQVDPQRDLFTLENTPFDTLDFASEQLGLGGRLAIDATTKIGPEKNHEWGEPLSRPDQLEQKVTDRLEELGLSDISNQEPNPELFGYLLDQLISNRPVP is encoded by the coding sequence ATGGCTCTGTTCAGCCCCGGCCCGGGCACTCGGGATCTGCGCGCCTTCATCCAGTTGCTGGAGGAGCGGGGACAGCTCAGACGAATCACCGCCCCCGTTGACCCCGATCTCGAACTAGCCGCCATTGCGGATCGAGTGCTGGCCAGCGGTGGTCCGGGTCTGGTGTTCGAAAACGTGATCGGTTCCTCCATGCCGGTGGCCGTGAACCTGCTGGGCACCGTGGAACGCGTGGTGTGGAGCATGGGCCTAGAGCGCCCAGAGCAACTCGAGGAACTGGGAGAAAGGCTGGCCTTGCTTCAGCAACCCAGGCCACCGAAAGGTTTGGGTGAGACCAAGCAGTTCGCCCGGGTTTTCTGGGATTTAGTGAAAGCCAGACCTGACCTCGATCTGCTTCCTCCCTGCAGACAGCAGGTCTTTGAAGGGGATGCGGTGGACTTGAACAACATCCCCCTCATCAGGCCTTGGCCCGGCGATGCCGGGGGTGTCATCACCCTGGGACTTGTCATTACCAAAGATCCCGAAACTGGTGTTCCGAACGTCGGTGTGTATCGACTGCAGAAGCAATCTGTGAACACGATGACCGTGCACTGGCTGAGCGTGCGTGGCGGTGCTCGCCACTTACGCAAAGCGGCGGCCATGGGCAAAAAACTGGAGGTGGCTGTTGCTATCGGCGTTCACCCCTTGCTGGTGATGGCCGCCGCCACCCCCATCCCAGTGCAACTGAGTGAATGGCTGTTCGCAGGGATTTATGCCGGCGAGGGCGTGCGGCTGAGTCGCTGCAAAACGCTCGACCTCAAAGTGCCCAGCCACAGCGAAGTGGTGCTGGAAGGAACCATCACTCCTGGAGAAGTGCTCCCCGATGGCCCCTTCGGCGATCACATGGGGTTCTACGGCGGCGTCGAGGATTCGCCTTTGGTGCGCTTTCACTGCATGACGCAGCGGCGCGATCCGATGTTTCTGACCACGTTCAGCGGTCGTCCACCCAAAGAAGAGGCGATGCTGGCGATCGCCCTGAACAGGATCTACACACCGATTCTTCGGCAGCAGATTCCGGAGATCAAAGACTTCTTCCTCCCGATGGAGGCGCTGAGCTACAAGCTCGCCGTGATCTCCATCGACAAGGCCTATCCAGGTCAGGCCAAACGCGCCGCGATGGCGTTTTGGAGTGCCTTGCCACAGTTCACGTACACCAAATTCGTGGTGGTGGTCGACAGCCACATCAACGTTCGAGACCCACGCCAGGTGGTGTGGGCCATTGCTGCCCAGGTGGACCCCCAACGCGATCTCTTCACCCTCGAGAACACGCCCTTCGACACCCTGGATTTCGCCAGCGAACAGCTCGGGCTTGGCGGCCGACTAGCGATCGATGCCACCACCAAGATCGGGCCGGAGAAGAATCATGAGTGGGGCGAACCGCTGAGCCGGCCTGATCAGCTCGAACAAAAGGTGACGGATCGCCTGGAAGAACTCGGGTTGAGTGACATCAGCAACCAGGAGCCGAATCCAGAGTTATTCGGCTACCTCCTGGATCAGCTCATTTCCAACCGGCCTGTGCCATGA
- a CDS encoding extracellular solute-binding protein, translated as MKFLAASLLASFAFMPLSVHAREVRVYSGRHYNTDRQSYKAFTELTGIKVRLIEASGISLVERLKREGSNTKADVIILVDAARINNAAKAGLFQPIVSSTLESEVPSRYRDPGNRWFGLTRRVRAIVVNPQVVNPAEVQTYAQLASPDLKGKLCLRNRKNVYNQSLVADQLALKGEASTKAWLNGVTANVTQPYFTGDIGLIRAVAQGKCGVGVVNHYYLARMLSGVNGGKDQQLARQVSIVMPNPAHVNISAAAVSRYAKNKPEAIELIEFLASPNGSAGLAGPTYEFPLRGVGSSAYLRGMTKFTPDQVTVSELSAFNPLAIRLMAQAGWK; from the coding sequence ATGAAGTTTCTCGCTGCCTCCCTGCTTGCGTCGTTCGCCTTCATGCCGCTTTCGGTTCATGCGCGGGAAGTTCGTGTTTATTCAGGGCGCCACTACAATACGGACCGGCAGTCTTATAAGGCTTTCACGGAATTAACAGGCATCAAGGTGCGCTTGATTGAAGCATCGGGGATCTCACTTGTTGAGCGTCTCAAGCGCGAAGGTTCCAATACGAAGGCCGATGTGATCATCCTTGTGGATGCCGCACGCATCAATAACGCAGCGAAAGCTGGCTTGTTTCAGCCGATTGTCTCAAGCACACTCGAATCCGAGGTTCCGTCCCGCTATCGAGATCCTGGCAATCGCTGGTTCGGCCTCACTCGCAGGGTTCGGGCGATTGTTGTCAATCCTCAGGTGGTGAATCCCGCCGAGGTGCAGACCTATGCGCAGCTGGCATCTCCGGATTTGAAGGGCAAATTGTGCCTCAGAAACCGCAAAAACGTCTACAACCAGTCCTTGGTGGCTGACCAGCTGGCACTGAAGGGTGAGGCATCAACCAAAGCTTGGTTGAACGGTGTGACGGCGAATGTCACGCAGCCCTATTTCACCGGTGATATCGGCCTGATTCGTGCTGTTGCGCAAGGCAAATGTGGTGTGGGCGTTGTGAATCACTACTACTTGGCCCGCATGTTGTCGGGAGTGAATGGTGGAAAAGATCAGCAGCTGGCTCGCCAGGTGTCGATCGTGATGCCCAATCCTGCCCATGTGAACATCAGTGCGGCTGCCGTTTCGCGTTACGCGAAGAACAAACCGGAAGCGATTGAGCTGATTGAATTTCTGGCATCGCCCAACGGCAGTGCTGGTCTTGCTGGGCCGACCTATGAATTTCCTCTTCGTGGCGTTGGATCGTCGGCTTATCTGAGGGGCATGACCAAGTTCACGCCGGATCAGGTCACCGTCTCTGAGCTGAGTGCGTTCAATCCATTGGCGATTCGGCTCATGGCACAGGCCGGTTGGAAATGA
- a CDS encoding Fe2+-dependent dioxygenase — MNHLKLPLLSKEQCESMISLLKQAQWIDGRSTAGAQASMGKINEQVEQTSPERIDIQTIVQTAMWNQPAIKSFCLPRKLHRFQISKTSKGGGYDSHVDNAYMSSGRSDLSFTVCLSDTNSYAGGSLEVDSISDSIELTLQQGEIVIYPSTTLHRVKTVTSGERIVCVGWIESYVKSEIDRITLFQLDSGARGLLAKHGRSDELDQVFLAYTNLLRSLGT, encoded by the coding sequence ATGAACCACCTCAAACTTCCACTGCTTTCAAAAGAGCAATGCGAATCCATGATCAGCCTGCTCAAACAAGCCCAATGGATCGATGGCCGAAGCACTGCTGGTGCACAAGCAAGCATGGGCAAGATCAACGAACAAGTCGAACAGACATCCCCTGAACGCATCGACATTCAAACCATCGTTCAAACAGCGATGTGGAATCAACCAGCGATTAAAAGCTTCTGCTTGCCAAGAAAACTGCATCGTTTTCAGATCAGCAAAACAAGCAAAGGCGGTGGCTATGACAGCCATGTAGACAATGCCTACATGAGCAGTGGGAGGAGTGATCTGTCCTTCACGGTCTGCCTTTCCGATACCAACAGCTACGCAGGGGGGAGCCTAGAAGTCGACAGCATTAGCGACTCCATCGAGCTGACATTGCAGCAGGGTGAGATCGTGATTTACCCCAGCACCACATTGCATCGTGTGAAGACAGTGACTAGTGGTGAAAGAATTGTCTGCGTTGGCTGGATCGAGAGTTACGTCAAAAGCGAGATCGACCGCATCACTTTGTTTCAACTCGATAGTGGTGCACGAGGACTACTCGCGAAGCACGGGCGTAGCGACGAACTGGATCAGGTTTTCCTCGCGTATACAAATTTACTGAGATCGCTAGGAACCTAA